In Sandaracinaceae bacterium, the following proteins share a genomic window:
- a CDS encoding energy transducer TonB, whose protein sequence is MAHGRVQVEVEVSANGRIAATRVMAEQPLGEGFAGAARACAADRLQFAPAQTSQGTPVAGHARLLLSFDRS, encoded by the coding sequence GTGGCCCACGGTCGCGTGCAGGTGGAGGTGGAGGTGAGCGCCAACGGTCGGATCGCCGCCACGCGCGTGATGGCCGAGCAGCCGCTGGGCGAGGGGTTCGCTGGGGCAGCACGCGCGTGCGCCGCCGACCGCTTGCAGTTCGCGCCTGCACAGACGTCGCAGGGGACACCGGTGGCGGGACACGCACGGCTGCTGCTGAGCTTCGATCGCAGCTGA
- a CDS encoding cytochrome c produces MPSSIDYEGPVASRDIALGGSIFSTFCNPCHAGRVNPRGYRWSPAQMRRQIREGNTAMPGISEEYLSQGDLEAVLAFLTVISSVDAELPPAPPAATPDSQAGQLAQPRIGPQ; encoded by the coding sequence ATGCCATCATCCATCGATTATGAGGGCCCCGTCGCCTCGCGTGACATCGCGCTCGGCGGCTCCATCTTCTCGACCTTCTGCAACCCCTGCCATGCGGGCAGGGTGAACCCACGCGGGTACCGTTGGTCGCCCGCGCAGATGCGGCGGCAGATTCGGGAGGGCAACACCGCGATGCCTGGCATCAGCGAGGAGTACCTGAGCCAGGGCGACCTCGAGGCGGTGCTCGCGTTCCTCACGGTCATCAGCTCTGTGGATGCCGAGCTTCCGCCAGCGCCCCCTGCGGCCACACCCGACAGCCAGGCGGGCCAGTTGGCTCAGCCGCGCATCGGGCCGCAGTGA
- a CDS encoding alpha/beta fold hydrolase, whose translation MGIARILLLVPLLVLALGSGCRDGSHRPTLPRGSAPRFELGRCEAQVPEGAQVECGTLIVAEDRDAEVSHEVRIAVAIFRSGASAPDASPAVFLPGGPGDGGLDRLDYLYGLSAPVRARRDLIVLDYRGVGRSSPSLVCTEGGGDEGERIERCRERFERVPVDLTAYSSADIARDLADLRTALGVPSLHLIGSSYGTRVGLTMLRDFPEVVGSASLDAVAPPEVDLFETAPLTFDRAFTRILESCAADATCAGAFPSLAQDLDVVLERLATHPPDISFTVDGQLQPAVLDRSLFIGLLLRAFTPALLGTVPAIIHATAIEDYAPLIAFGELAPRTGTRYPFAFGMHLSVQCAEEVPFSSAADAEAISSAHPRFAFISAYRVAAERCEHWAELTVDPREDEPVASNEPVLFLSGDFDPLLDPAWAEDARASLPTSIHLLFPNAAHGVLHTDCGWQAVSAFIDAPDELPTHPCAAEASPPPFVVDPGPLLREMLEARP comes from the coding sequence GTGGGTATCGCTCGCATCCTCCTGCTCGTGCCTCTCCTCGTGCTCGCGCTGGGGTCGGGGTGCCGCGATGGCTCGCACCGGCCGACGCTGCCGCGTGGGAGCGCGCCGCGGTTCGAGCTCGGCCGGTGTGAGGCCCAAGTCCCGGAGGGCGCTCAGGTCGAGTGCGGGACGCTCATCGTGGCCGAGGACCGTGACGCGGAGGTGTCGCATGAGGTGCGGATCGCGGTGGCCATCTTCCGCAGCGGCGCGTCGGCTCCTGATGCGAGCCCAGCGGTGTTCCTCCCGGGCGGCCCAGGCGACGGCGGCCTCGATCGGCTGGACTACTTGTATGGGTTGTCTGCGCCGGTGCGGGCCAGGCGTGACCTGATCGTGCTCGACTATCGGGGTGTTGGCCGGTCGTCCCCTTCGCTCGTGTGCACCGAGGGCGGCGGTGATGAAGGTGAACGCATCGAGCGCTGTCGCGAGCGCTTCGAGCGCGTGCCCGTGGATCTCACCGCGTACTCGAGCGCCGACATCGCGCGCGACCTCGCGGACCTCCGCACCGCGCTCGGCGTGCCTTCGCTGCATCTGATCGGCAGCTCCTACGGGACCAGGGTGGGCCTCACCATGCTGCGCGACTTTCCGGAGGTGGTGGGCAGCGCGAGTCTGGACGCGGTGGCGCCGCCCGAGGTGGACCTCTTCGAGACTGCGCCCCTGACGTTCGACCGCGCCTTCACGCGCATCCTCGAGTCGTGCGCGGCGGATGCCACCTGCGCGGGGGCGTTTCCTTCGCTCGCCCAGGATCTCGACGTGGTCCTCGAGCGCCTCGCCACCCATCCCCCCGACATCTCCTTCACCGTCGATGGCCAGCTGCAGCCCGCGGTGCTGGACCGGTCGCTCTTCATCGGGCTGCTGCTGCGCGCGTTCACGCCGGCGCTCCTCGGGACGGTCCCGGCCATCATCCACGCCACGGCCATCGAAGACTATGCGCCGCTCATCGCGTTCGGCGAGCTCGCGCCGCGCACGGGCACGCGCTATCCGTTCGCGTTCGGCATGCATCTGTCGGTGCAGTGTGCGGAGGAGGTGCCCTTCAGCTCCGCCGCAGATGCCGAGGCCATCTCGAGCGCGCATCCGCGCTTTGCGTTCATCAGCGCATACCGCGTGGCCGCCGAGCGGTGCGAGCACTGGGCGGAGCTCACCGTGGACCCGCGGGAGGACGAGCCGGTGGCCAGCAACGAACCCGTGCTCTTCCTGAGCGGCGACTTCGACCCCCTGCTGGACCCCGCGTGGGCCGAGGACGCCCGCGCTTCGCTCCCCACGAGCATCCACCTGCTCTTTCCGAACGCCGCGCACGGCGTGCTCCACACAGACTGCGGCTGGCAGGCGGTGTCGGCGTTCATCGACGCGCCCGATGAGCTCCCCACGCACCCATGCGCGGCCGAGGCGTCTCCTCCGCCGTTCGTCGTCGATCCCGGACCGCTGCTGCGCGAGATGCTCGAAGCGAGACCGTGA